From a single Serratia surfactantfaciens genomic region:
- a CDS encoding gamma carbonic anhydrase family protein translates to MSDAVRSYLQYTPKLGQRVLIDPSSVVIGDVDLADDVSIWPLVAIRGDVNAVKIGARSNIQDGSVLHVTHRSEHNPGGYPLLIGEDVTVGHKAMLHGCAIGNRVLVGMGSILLDGVVVEDDVMIGAGSLVAPGKRLASGYLYMGSPARQVRPLTAAELEGLLYSSNNYVRWKDEYLSEDI, encoded by the coding sequence ATGTCCGATGCAGTACGTTCTTATCTTCAATACACCCCCAAACTCGGTCAGCGCGTCCTGATCGATCCTTCCAGCGTCGTGATCGGCGACGTCGATCTGGCGGATGACGTCAGCATCTGGCCGCTGGTAGCTATCCGCGGCGACGTCAATGCGGTAAAGATCGGCGCACGCAGCAATATTCAGGATGGCAGCGTGCTGCATGTGACTCACCGCTCCGAACATAACCCCGGCGGTTATCCCCTGTTAATTGGCGAAGACGTTACCGTGGGCCATAAAGCGATGCTGCACGGCTGCGCCATCGGCAACCGGGTGCTGGTCGGGATGGGATCGATCCTGTTGGACGGTGTAGTCGTAGAAGACGACGTAATGATTGGCGCCGGCAGTTTGGTGGCGCCGGGCAAGCGTCTGGCGAGCGGCTATCTTTATATGGGTAGCCCGGCACGCCAGGTTCGGCCGCTGACCGCCGCCGAGTTGGAGGGATTGCTTTATTCTTCTAACAACTATGTACGCTGGAAAGACGAATACCTGTCGGAAGATATCTGA
- the aroE gene encoding shikimate dehydrogenase gives MEKFAVFGNPIGHSKSPRIHALFAAQTGIEHPYGAVLAPLDGFETSLQAFIRAGGLGANVTVPFKERAYELASELSERAAMAGAVNTLKVLPNGELLGDNTDGIGLLTDLQRQQLIRPQDRILLVGAGGAARGVILPLLSFGCRLTITNRTFSRAQELADAFRHLGEISAAPMDQLDQQAFDLVINATASGISGEIPALPAGVVNAQTRCYDMFYQQGITPFLAWAQLQGATEYADGLGMLVGQAAHAFLLWHGVMPEIEPVLRQLRSELAA, from the coding sequence ATGGAGAAGTTTGCGGTATTTGGCAACCCTATTGGCCACAGCAAGTCGCCGCGAATTCATGCGCTGTTTGCTGCTCAGACCGGCATTGAGCATCCTTATGGCGCGGTGTTGGCGCCGTTGGACGGTTTTGAAACCAGCTTGCAGGCGTTTATCCGCGCCGGAGGGCTGGGGGCGAACGTCACGGTGCCCTTCAAGGAGCGTGCTTATGAGCTCGCCTCCGAGCTGAGTGAGCGAGCGGCGATGGCCGGCGCGGTCAACACCCTGAAGGTATTGCCAAATGGCGAACTGCTGGGGGACAACACCGACGGCATCGGTTTGTTGACCGATCTGCAGCGCCAGCAATTGATTCGGCCGCAGGATCGCATTCTGCTGGTGGGCGCCGGCGGTGCGGCACGCGGCGTGATCCTGCCGCTGCTGTCTTTCGGCTGCCGACTCACCATCACCAATCGTACCTTCAGCCGGGCCCAGGAATTGGCCGACGCTTTCCGGCATCTGGGGGAGATCTCGGCGGCGCCGATGGATCAACTGGATCAGCAAGCGTTCGATCTGGTGATCAATGCGACGGCGTCCGGCATCAGCGGGGAGATCCCGGCGTTGCCTGCAGGCGTGGTGAACGCGCAAACCCGTTGCTATGACATGTTCTATCAGCAAGGCATTACGCCATTTCTGGCCTGGGCGCAGCTGCAGGGCGCAACGGAATACGCCGATGGGCTGGGTATGCTGGTGGGGCAGGCGGCGCATGCTTTCCTGCTGTGGCACGGCGTGATGCCAGAGATAGAACCGGTCTTGCGCCAGCTGCGCAGCGAGCTGGCGGCATAA
- the tsaC gene encoding L-threonylcarbamoyladenylate synthase type 1 TsaC, with protein MNSELSPNLLSIIDALHQQQVIAYPTEAVFGLGCDPDSEQAVNVLLALKQRPWEKGLILIAADYAQLKPYIDDSALSEQQRATMFASWPGPVTWVLPARPETPRLLTGRFSSLAVRVSDHPLVQQLCRQYGKPLVSTSANLSGLEPCRSADEVTRQFGDAFPVLAGEVGGRLNPSEIRDALTGEQIRQG; from the coding sequence ATGAACTCAGAATTAAGCCCGAACCTTTTATCTATCATCGATGCTTTGCATCAACAGCAGGTTATTGCCTATCCCACCGAAGCGGTATTCGGCCTGGGTTGCGATCCCGACAGTGAACAGGCGGTCAATGTGCTGCTGGCGTTGAAACAGCGGCCGTGGGAAAAGGGACTGATTCTGATCGCCGCCGACTATGCACAGCTTAAGCCATATATCGATGACAGTGCGCTCAGCGAACAGCAGCGCGCGACGATGTTTGCCAGCTGGCCAGGGCCGGTAACCTGGGTGTTGCCCGCTCGGCCGGAGACGCCACGTTTGCTGACCGGGCGTTTCAGCTCATTGGCGGTGCGCGTCAGCGATCATCCGTTGGTGCAGCAGCTGTGTCGGCAGTACGGCAAGCCGCTCGTGTCGACCAGCGCCAATCTCAGCGGGCTGGAGCCGTGCCGCAGTGCGGATGAAGTCACGCGGCAATTCGGCGACGCTTTCCCGGTATTGGCCGGTGAGGTGGGCGGCCGTCTTAATCCTTCCGAAATCAGAGATGCACTGACCGGCGAACAGATCCGTCAGGGCTAG
- a CDS encoding type I DNA topoisomerase, with amino-acid sequence MTKNAIFAARQNEPCPECGAELVIRSGRHGPFLGCSQYPECQYIRPLKAQADGHIVKVLDGQQCPKCQATLVLRQGRYGMFIGCSDYPQCDHTEVIDKPDETAITCPQCGQGKLLQRKSRYGKVFHSCDRYPECQFALNVKPVAGECAYCHYPLLMEKRTAKGPVLCCASKLCGKPVATTE; translated from the coding sequence ATGACAAAAAACGCGATTTTTGCCGCCAGGCAAAATGAACCCTGTCCGGAATGCGGGGCCGAGCTGGTGATCCGTAGCGGTCGCCACGGCCCCTTCCTCGGTTGTTCCCAGTACCCTGAATGCCAATATATTCGGCCGCTGAAAGCACAGGCCGATGGGCATATCGTTAAGGTGTTGGATGGGCAACAGTGCCCGAAGTGTCAGGCGACGTTGGTGCTGCGCCAGGGGCGCTACGGCATGTTTATCGGTTGCAGCGATTATCCGCAGTGTGATCACACTGAAGTGATCGACAAGCCTGACGAAACCGCCATTACCTGTCCGCAGTGCGGGCAAGGCAAGCTGTTGCAGCGTAAGTCGCGCTACGGCAAGGTTTTTCATTCCTGCGATCGTTACCCGGAATGCCAGTTCGCCCTCAATGTTAAACCCGTCGCCGGTGAATGCGCCTACTGCCATTACCCGTTGCTGATGGAAAAGCGCACGGCAAAGGGCCCCGTCCTGTGCTGTGCCAGCAAGCTGTGCGGCAAACCCGTCGCGACTACAGAATAA
- the smg gene encoding DUF494 family protein Smg encodes MFDVLMYLFETYIHNEPEMRVDQDQLTDDLAQAGFHRDDIYNALNWLEKLADLQEGQNAPYFMDADPLAMRIYTEEEGARLDAGCRGFLLFLEQIQVLNLETREMVIDRVMALDNAEFDLEDLKWVVLMVLFNIPGYESAYQQMEELLFEVNEGYLH; translated from the coding sequence ATGTTCGACGTACTCATGTACTTGTTTGAAACTTATATCCACAATGAACCAGAGATGCGCGTCGATCAGGATCAACTGACCGATGATCTCGCTCAGGCGGGGTTTCATCGGGATGATATCTACAACGCGTTGAATTGGCTTGAGAAGTTGGCTGACCTGCAAGAAGGTCAAAATGCCCCTTACTTTATGGATGCCGATCCGCTGGCGATGCGGATTTACACCGAAGAGGAAGGTGCGCGTTTGGACGCCGGCTGCCGTGGTTTTCTCCTGTTCCTGGAACAGATTCAGGTATTGAACCTCGAAACCCGTGAAATGGTTATCGACCGCGTTATGGCTTTGGATAATGCGGAATTCGATCTCGAAGATCTGAAATGGGTCGTGTTGATGGTGCTGTTTAATATCCCCGGATATGAAAGCGCCTATCAGCAAATGGAAGAACTGTTGTTTGAAGTGAACGAAGGTTATCTGCATTGA
- the dprA gene encoding DNA-protecting protein DprA — MRLEEIALRMRGVTGLQTPTASRIVQQLSQMGGEPNRALRELGLNERQRAQFNRADPGYLTATLHWLEKPAHRIVNYGALGYPDRLAQIDDAPLFLLIEGDPQALLQPQLAMVGSRQFSHYGERWANHFAAELARCGFAITSGLAIGIDGICHRAALAAGGCTVAVLGSGLANIYPRRHRRLAEQIVEQGGAVVSDHLVTDLPLADHFPRRNRIISGLSLGVLVIEASLHSGTLVTARYALEQGREVFALPGPLGNPMSEGTHWLIQQGAHLVTGPKDIAELLESGLQWLPLNENTTICASQAEVELPFADVLANVGDEVTPVDVVAERAGQPVPVVVIKLLELELAGWIAAVPGGYVRIRRASHVRRTHVLV; from the coding sequence ATGCGGCTGGAAGAGATCGCTTTACGGATGCGGGGGGTTACGGGGCTACAGACCCCGACGGCCAGTCGGATCGTGCAGCAGTTATCGCAAATGGGGGGCGAACCCAATCGCGCGCTGCGTGAACTGGGATTGAACGAACGGCAGCGGGCACAGTTCAACCGGGCGGATCCCGGCTATCTTACGGCTACCTTGCATTGGTTGGAAAAGCCGGCGCACCGCATAGTGAACTATGGGGCGCTCGGTTATCCCGATCGCCTGGCCCAGATCGACGATGCGCCGCTGTTTTTGCTGATCGAGGGCGATCCGCAGGCGCTGTTGCAACCGCAGCTCGCCATGGTCGGCAGTCGGCAGTTCAGCCATTACGGCGAGCGATGGGCGAACCATTTCGCCGCTGAGTTGGCGCGCTGCGGTTTCGCCATCACCAGCGGTCTGGCGATTGGCATCGACGGGATTTGCCATCGCGCGGCGTTGGCGGCCGGCGGCTGTACTGTCGCGGTGTTGGGTAGCGGGCTGGCCAATATCTATCCGCGCCGGCACCGTCGGCTTGCGGAACAGATAGTCGAACAAGGCGGCGCCGTGGTTTCAGATCATTTAGTCACCGACTTGCCTCTGGCCGACCATTTTCCGCGCCGCAATCGTATTATCAGCGGGCTGAGTCTGGGCGTTCTGGTTATAGAAGCCTCGCTGCACAGCGGTACCCTGGTGACTGCTCGCTATGCGTTGGAACAGGGGCGTGAGGTGTTCGCTCTGCCAGGGCCATTAGGGAACCCGATGAGCGAGGGCACACATTGGCTCATCCAACAGGGCGCGCATCTGGTCACCGGGCCGAAAGATATCGCCGAATTGCTGGAAAGCGGTCTTCAATGGCTGCCGCTGAACGAAAATACAACTATTTGTGCGTCACAGGCTGAAGTTGAATTGCCATTTGCCGATGTGTTGGCTAACGTAGGAGATGAGGTGACACCTGTTGACGTCGTCGCTGAACGTGCCGGCCAACCTGTGCCAGTGGTGGTAATCAAGTTACTCGAGCTGGAGTTAGCAGGGTGGATCGCAGCTGTACCCGGCGGCTATGTCCGAATAAGGAGGGCAAGCCATGTTCGACGTACTCATGTACTTGTTTGA
- the def gene encoding peptide deformylase, with amino-acid sequence MSVLQVLHFPDERLRKVAAPVKEVNADIQRIVDDMFETMYAEEGIGLAATQVDIHQRIIVIDVSENRDQRLVLINPELLEKSGETGIEEGCLSIPEQRALVPRAAQVKIRALDREGKPFELEADDLLAICIQHEMDHLMGKLFVDYLSPLKRQRIRQKLEKMAKLQARA; translated from the coding sequence ATGTCAGTCTTGCAGGTATTACATTTCCCAGACGAGCGTCTGCGCAAAGTCGCAGCGCCGGTAAAAGAAGTCAATGCAGATATCCAGCGCATCGTGGATGATATGTTTGAAACCATGTACGCAGAGGAAGGCATTGGCCTGGCTGCGACTCAGGTGGATATCCATCAGCGCATTATCGTGATCGACGTCTCCGAGAATCGCGATCAGCGCCTGGTGCTGATCAACCCGGAGCTGCTGGAAAAAAGCGGCGAAACCGGCATCGAGGAAGGCTGTCTTTCCATTCCAGAGCAGCGTGCGTTAGTGCCGCGCGCCGCGCAGGTGAAGATCCGCGCGCTAGATCGCGAAGGCAAACCTTTCGAGCTGGAAGCGGACGATCTGCTGGCGATCTGCATCCAGCACGAGATGGATCACCTGATGGGCAAGCTGTTCGTCGATTACCTGTCGCCGCTCAAGCGCCAGCGTATTCGTCAGAAACTGGAAAAAATGGCCAAGCTTCAAGCCCGCGCCTAA
- the fmt gene encoding methionyl-tRNA formyltransferase, with protein sequence MSDSLRIIFAGTPDFAARHLDALLSSEHQIVGVFTQPDRPAGRGNKLTPSPVKALAEQHQLPVFQPKSLRPEENQRLVADLNADVMVVVAYGLILPQAVLDMPRLGCINVHGSLLPRWRGAAPIQRSLWAGDSETGVTIMQMDVGLDTGDMMHKIACPIESSDTSASLYDKLAQLGPQGMLTTLRQMADGSATREVQDESLVTYAEKLSKEEARLDWTLSAAQLERCIRAFNPWPVSYFIIDEQPVKVWQASVLAESANAEPGTVIHADKHGIQVATVDGILNLIQLQPAGKKPMSAQDLLNSRREWFTPGNRL encoded by the coding sequence GTGTCTGATTCTTTACGGATTATTTTCGCCGGAACACCAGACTTCGCAGCGCGTCATCTTGACGCGCTGTTGTCATCTGAGCACCAGATTGTCGGCGTATTTACCCAGCCCGACCGCCCGGCAGGCCGCGGCAACAAGCTGACGCCAAGCCCGGTCAAAGCGCTGGCCGAACAACACCAACTGCCGGTATTCCAGCCCAAGTCATTACGTCCCGAAGAGAACCAGCGCCTGGTGGCCGATCTCAACGCCGACGTGATGGTGGTGGTCGCTTACGGGCTGATCCTGCCACAAGCGGTGTTGGATATGCCGCGCCTGGGCTGCATCAACGTACACGGTTCGCTGCTGCCTCGCTGGCGCGGCGCGGCGCCGATCCAGCGTTCACTCTGGGCCGGCGACAGCGAAACCGGCGTGACCATCATGCAGATGGATGTCGGCCTCGATACCGGCGACATGATGCACAAGATCGCCTGCCCGATTGAGAGCAGCGACACCAGCGCCAGCCTCTACGACAAGCTGGCTCAGCTCGGCCCGCAGGGCATGTTGACGACGCTGCGCCAAATGGCCGACGGCAGCGCCACCCGCGAGGTACAGGACGAATCGCTGGTCACCTACGCCGAGAAGCTGAGCAAAGAAGAAGCTCGCCTGGACTGGACCCTGTCCGCCGCCCAGTTGGAGCGCTGCATCCGCGCCTTCAACCCTTGGCCCGTCAGCTACTTCATCATCGACGAGCAACCGGTGAAAGTGTGGCAGGCCAGCGTGCTGGCAGAAAGCGCCAACGCAGAACCGGGCACCGTTATCCATGCCGACAAGCACGGCATTCAGGTGGCGACCGTCGACGGCATCCTCAATCTGATCCAGCTGCAGCCCGCCGGTAAGAAACCGATGTCGGCGCAGGACCTGTTAAACTCACGTCGTGAATGGTTTACCCCGGGCAACCGGCTGTAA
- the rsmB gene encoding 16S rRNA (cytosine(967)-C(5))-methyltransferase RsmB, whose product MKNNYNLRSIAAKAIGQVLDQGQSLSTVLPALQTSISDKDRGLLQELCFGTLRVLPQLEWCIQQLMAKPLTGKQRTLHYLLMVGLYQLLYTRIPAHAVLAETVEGAVALKRPQLKGLINGVLRQFQRQQEELLQRAANNDSRYLHPSWLLKRIQQAYPANWEQIVDANNQKPPMWLRVNRLHHTREAYLQLLTDAGIAAEPHADYADAVRLLAPCAVTDLPGFTEGWVTVQDASAQGCVDLLDPQDGEQILDLCAAPGGKTTHILEAAPKAHVMAVDIDEQRLARVKENLQRLRLHAEVKLGDGRTPQQWCGDKQFDRILLDAPCSATGVIRRHPDIKWLRRDRDIAELAALQAEILEAVWPHLKSGGVMVYATCSILPDENSSQIAAFLQRHADAKLVETGDAQRPGRQNIPHPEDGDGFFYAKLIKM is encoded by the coding sequence ATGAAAAATAATTACAATCTCCGCAGCATCGCTGCCAAAGCCATCGGCCAGGTGCTGGATCAAGGGCAGTCGCTCAGCACTGTCCTGCCAGCGCTGCAAACCTCCATCAGCGACAAAGATCGCGGGTTGCTGCAGGAACTGTGCTTCGGCACGTTACGCGTGCTGCCGCAGCTCGAATGGTGCATTCAACAATTGATGGCCAAGCCACTGACCGGCAAGCAGCGCACGCTACACTATTTGTTGATGGTCGGCTTGTACCAGCTGCTGTATACCCGCATCCCGGCGCACGCCGTGCTGGCGGAAACCGTGGAAGGTGCGGTAGCGCTGAAACGCCCGCAGTTAAAAGGCCTGATTAACGGCGTTTTGCGCCAATTTCAACGCCAGCAGGAAGAGCTGCTGCAACGCGCCGCCAATAATGACAGCCGCTATCTGCATCCCAGCTGGTTACTGAAACGCATTCAACAGGCTTATCCCGCCAACTGGGAACAGATCGTCGACGCGAATAACCAGAAGCCGCCGATGTGGCTACGCGTCAACCGCCTGCACCACACCCGCGAAGCTTATCTGCAGTTGCTGACCGACGCCGGCATCGCCGCAGAGCCTCATGCAGACTATGCGGACGCGGTGCGTTTGCTGGCGCCTTGCGCCGTGACCGATCTGCCTGGGTTCACCGAAGGCTGGGTCACCGTACAAGATGCCTCGGCCCAGGGCTGTGTCGATCTGTTGGATCCGCAAGACGGCGAGCAGATCCTCGATTTGTGCGCCGCACCTGGCGGTAAAACCACGCATATCCTGGAAGCGGCGCCGAAAGCGCACGTGATGGCCGTCGATATCGACGAGCAACGTCTGGCGCGGGTGAAAGAAAACCTGCAACGCCTGCGTTTGCACGCGGAGGTTAAACTGGGTGATGGCCGCACTCCGCAACAATGGTGCGGCGACAAGCAGTTCGACCGTATCCTTCTGGACGCACCTTGCTCCGCCACCGGCGTGATCCGCCGTCACCCCGATATCAAATGGCTGCGCCGCGATCGCGACATCGCCGAGCTCGCCGCACTGCAGGCCGAAATCCTGGAAGCCGTCTGGCCGCATCTGAAATCAGGTGGCGTGATGGTTTACGCAACCTGCTCTATCCTGCCGGATGAAAACAGCAGCCAGATTGCCGCGTTCTTGCAGCGCCACGCCGATGCCAAGCTGGTTGAAACCGGCGATGCACAGCGGCCAGGGCGACAGAATATCCCGCATCCCGAGGATGGCGATGGCTTCTTTTACGCTAAGCTGATTAAAATGTAA
- the trkA gene encoding Trk system potassium transporter TrkA has protein sequence MKIIILGAGQVGGTLAENLVGENNDITVVDTDSGRLRQLQDKFDLRVVQGHGSHPRVLREAGAEDADMLVAVTNSDETNMIACQIAYSLFNTPNRIARIRAPEYIRESEKLFLPEAVPIDHLISPEQLVIDYIYKLIEYPGALQVVNFAEGKVSIAAVKAYYGGPLVGNALSSMREHMPHIDTRVAAIFRQDRPIRPQGSTIIEAGDEVFFVAASQHIRAVMSELQRLEKPYKRIMIVGGGNVGAGLAAKLEKDYNVKLIERNQQRAAELAEQLHDTIVFYGDASDQELLAEEHVEQVDVFIAITNDDEANIMSAMLAKRMGAKKVMVLIQRRAYVDLVQGSVIDIAISPQQATISALLGHVRKADIVSVSSLRRGVAEAIEAIAHGDESTSKVVGRIVEDIKLPPGTTIGAIVRGDDVIIANGNSKIEQGDHVIMFITDKKFVPDVERLFQPSPFFL, from the coding sequence ATGAAAATAATTATTCTTGGTGCCGGTCAGGTTGGCGGGACGCTGGCGGAAAACCTGGTGGGTGAAAACAACGATATCACCGTCGTCGATACCGATTCCGGCCGCTTGCGCCAACTACAGGATAAATTCGATTTGCGGGTGGTTCAGGGACATGGTTCCCACCCTCGGGTGCTGCGCGAAGCCGGCGCAGAAGACGCCGACATGCTGGTCGCGGTCACCAACTCCGACGAAACCAACATGATCGCCTGCCAGATCGCCTATTCTCTGTTTAATACCCCTAACCGCATCGCCCGCATCCGCGCGCCGGAATATATCCGCGAATCGGAGAAACTGTTCCTGCCGGAAGCGGTGCCGATCGATCATCTGATTTCGCCGGAGCAGCTGGTCATCGACTATATCTACAAGCTGATCGAATACCCTGGCGCCCTGCAGGTGGTCAACTTCGCCGAAGGCAAGGTTAGCATCGCCGCGGTTAAAGCCTATTACGGCGGCCCGCTGGTCGGCAATGCGCTCTCTTCGATGCGCGAACACATGCCGCATATCGATACCCGCGTCGCCGCCATATTCCGCCAGGATCGTCCGATCCGTCCGCAGGGCTCGACCATTATCGAAGCCGGCGATGAAGTGTTCTTCGTCGCCGCCTCACAGCACATCCGCGCGGTAATGAGCGAACTGCAACGGCTGGAAAAACCCTATAAGCGCATCATGATCGTCGGCGGCGGCAACGTCGGCGCCGGCCTGGCCGCCAAGCTGGAAAAAGACTACAACGTCAAACTGATCGAGCGCAATCAGCAACGCGCCGCCGAACTGGCCGAACAGCTGCACGATACCATCGTGTTCTACGGCGATGCTTCGGATCAGGAGCTGCTGGCCGAAGAGCACGTCGAGCAGGTGGACGTCTTCATCGCCATCACTAACGACGATGAGGCCAACATCATGTCGGCCATGCTGGCCAAGCGCATGGGCGCCAAGAAGGTGATGGTATTGATCCAGCGCCGTGCCTATGTCGATCTGGTGCAAGGCAGCGTGATCGATATCGCCATTTCTCCCCAGCAGGCAACCATCTCCGCCCTGCTGGGACACGTGCGCAAAGCGGATATCGTCAGCGTTTCGTCGCTGCGCCGCGGCGTAGCTGAAGCGATCGAAGCGATTGCTCACGGCGACGAAAGCACCTCCAAAGTGGTCGGCCGCATCGTCGAAGACATCAAGCTGCCGCCGGGTACCACCATCGGCGCTATCGTGCGAGGCGACGACGTGATCATCGCCAACGGCAACAGCAAAATCGAACAGGGCGATCACGTCATCATGTTTATTACCGACAAGAAATTCGTGCCGGACGTTGAACGCTTGTTCCAACCGAGTCCGTTCTTCTTGTAG
- the mscL gene encoding large-conductance mechanosensitive channel protein MscL, with the protein MSMLKEFREFAMRGNVVDLAVGVIIGAAFGKIVSSFVADIIMPPLGLLIGGVDFKQFHLVLREAQGAVPAVVMNYGSFIQTVFDFVIVAFAIFLAIKLMNKMRRKQEEAPAAPPEPTAEEKLLTEIRDLLSQQQQPKL; encoded by the coding sequence ATGAGTATGTTGAAAGAGTTTCGCGAATTTGCCATGCGCGGCAACGTGGTCGATCTGGCCGTCGGTGTGATTATCGGTGCTGCATTCGGCAAGATTGTTTCGTCCTTCGTGGCCGATATCATCATGCCACCGTTGGGCTTACTGATTGGCGGCGTCGATTTTAAACAGTTCCATCTGGTGTTACGTGAAGCTCAGGGCGCCGTACCGGCGGTGGTAATGAACTATGGTTCATTCATCCAGACCGTATTTGACTTTGTGATTGTCGCCTTTGCTATCTTCCTGGCGATTAAACTGATGAACAAGATGCGCCGCAAGCAGGAAGAAGCGCCGGCAGCGCCGCCAGAACCAACCGCAGAAGAGAAACTGCTGACGGAAATCCGTGATTTGCTGAGCCAACAACAGCAGCCAAAGCTGTAA
- a CDS encoding alternative ribosome-rescue factor A: MTKYRHTKGQIQDNAIEALLHDPLFRQRVEKNVKGKGSYRRKEKHNKGGNWEASGKLSNDNLPLAFWF, encoded by the coding sequence ATGACGAAATATCGTCACACTAAAGGCCAGATTCAAGATAACGCCATTGAGGCGCTGCTGCATGACCCGCTATTCCGCCAACGAGTGGAAAAGAATGTGAAAGGCAAAGGCAGCTATCGGCGTAAAGAAAAACACAACAAAGGCGGTAACTGGGAGGCCAGTGGCAAACTATCAAACGATAATTTACCACTGGCCTTCTGGTTTTAA
- the zntR gene encoding Zn(2+)-responsive transcriptional regulator → MFKIGQLAKLAEVTPDTVRYYEKQGMMDHNVRTEGGYRLYTEQDLQRLRFIRYAKQLGFTLETIAELLSIRVDPEHHTCQESKSIVDARLSEVESKLAELTRMRESLKRLSDACCGTAHTSNYCSILEALEQGASDDKGKKGC, encoded by the coding sequence ATGTTCAAGATAGGTCAGTTGGCCAAGCTCGCCGAAGTGACGCCGGATACCGTGCGTTACTATGAAAAGCAGGGCATGATGGATCACAATGTCCGCACCGAAGGCGGTTATCGGCTGTATACGGAGCAGGACCTGCAGCGGCTGCGTTTTATTCGCTATGCCAAACAGTTGGGCTTTACTCTGGAAACGATCGCCGAACTGCTGTCGATCCGGGTTGATCCTGAACACCATACCTGCCAGGAATCGAAGTCGATCGTCGATGCTCGCCTGAGCGAAGTGGAAAGCAAGTTGGCGGAGCTGACCCGCATGCGCGAATCGTTGAAACGCTTGAGTGACGCCTGCTGCGGCACTGCCCATACCAGCAACTATTGTTCTATTCTGGAAGCCCTGGAGCAGGGCGCCAGCGATGATAAAGGCAAAAAAGGTTGCTGA
- a CDS encoding DUF1992 domain-containing protein, producing MGLLDQWAERHILDAQDKGEFDNLPGQGQPLVLEDDSAVPPELRAGYRLLKNAGYLPPALEDRKEALTVARLLQEINSEHPDYVDLSKRMALLEHRLRQAGMSTDFLHGEYQHALDGKFTREEKSCSR from the coding sequence ATGGGATTGCTCGATCAATGGGCGGAACGTCATATCCTTGATGCCCAGGATAAAGGCGAGTTCGACAATCTGCCCGGCCAGGGGCAGCCGCTTGTGCTGGAAGATGACAGCGCGGTGCCGCCCGAGCTACGCGCCGGTTACCGTTTGCTGAAAAATGCCGGTTACCTGCCGCCGGCGCTGGAAGATCGCAAAGAGGCATTAACCGTTGCTCGCTTACTGCAAGAGATTAATAGCGAACATCCGGACTATGTCGATCTCAGCAAGCGCATGGCACTGCTGGAACATCGATTGCGTCAGGCTGGGATGAGCACGGATTTCTTGCATGGCGAATATCAGCACGCACTGGACGGCAAATTCACCCGAGAGGAGAAGTCATGTTCAAGATAG
- the rplQ gene encoding 50S ribosomal protein L17, translating to MRHRKSGRQLNRNSSHRQAMFRNMAGSLVRHEIIKTTLPKAKELRRVVEPLITLAKTDSVANRRLAFARTRDNEIVAKLFNELGPRFASRAGGYTRILKCGFRAGDNAPMAYIELVDRAESQAEVATAE from the coding sequence ATGCGCCATCGTAAGAGTGGTCGTCAACTGAACCGTAACAGCAGCCATCGCCAGGCTATGTTCCGTAACATGGCCGGCTCTTTGGTTCGTCATGAGATCATCAAGACGACCCTGCCAAAAGCAAAAGAGCTGCGTCGCGTTGTTGAGCCGCTGATTACTCTTGCCAAGACCGACAGCGTAGCTAATCGTCGTCTGGCATTCGCCCGTACTCGTGATAACGAGATCGTGGCAAAACTGTTTAACGAGCTGGGCCCGCGTTTCGCGAGCCGTGCCGGTGGTTACACTCGCATTCTGAAGTGTGGCTTCCGCGCAGGCGACAACGCGCCGATGGCATACATCGAGCTGGTTGATCGTGCTGAGTCTCAAGCAGAAGTGGCAACTGCAGAGTAA